Part of the Labrenzia sp. CE80 genome, AATAGATATCATAACAAAAAGTTTTGATTATGCTGAATACGACCTGGCTCGAAACCTTTGTGACCCTTGCCGAAGAAGCGAGCTTCACGCGCACGGCAACACGCTTGAACATGACCCAGCCCGGGGTGTCCCAGCATCTGGCCAAGCTTGAGGCCGCGGTCGGTGTGCCGCTGGTTCAGCGCATCGGCAAGACCATTGTTCTTACCGATGCCGGCAACGCCCTCAGGGACCATGCACGCGTGCGGCAGGCCGAGGAGCAGGCGCTGCTAGAACGTATTGGCGAAGATCGACCGGATGTCGGGGCCGTCGGCGTTGGCGCCTCCGGTAGTTTCGCCACGGTCCTTTACCGCCGCTTGCTGCCGCATCTGGTTGCTGCGCGAGAGCTGATCGTGACCCTGGAGGCCGCGCCCCAGTCCCGGGTGATTGAAGCCGTTGCGGCCGGACGGCTGGACCTTGGGGTCGTAAGCCGGGACCCGCGGCAGATCCGGCTGGAGGCTGAGAAGATCGGCGTTGAAAATCTCTGTCTTGCCTTGCCATCGGGTGCGGGCTCCACCACGCCGGATCTGGCGGAGCTGCAGAAGATGGGCTTCGTCGACCATCCGGACGGTGCCGCCTATGCC contains:
- a CDS encoding LysR family transcriptional regulator; this translates as MLNTTWLETFVTLAEEASFTRTATRLNMTQPGVSQHLAKLEAAVGVPLVQRIGKTIVLTDAGNALRDHARVRQAEEQALLERIGEDRPDVGAVGVGASGSFATVLYRRLLPHLVAARELIVTLEAAPQSRVIEAVAAGRLDLGVVSRDPRQIRLEAEKIGVENLCLALPSGAGSTTPDLAELQKMGFVDHPDGAAYAEMVMPENFDGFQSAQALRRRGFVNQISQIPALVAAGAGYTILPRSGIDGFAGSASLQIAALRHPVHQELWLIRRAGRLLPTRCVWAMAEIRSLAEELHAPSA